GAGGGACCCGTTGCAATCGACAACTGCTACGGTATCGACTTCACCGCCGCTGGGAGCTCCTCGGGATCGGTCCACTCGACGACACGATCGCCAACTGCCTCCTCGAGTGCGGCCAGGTGAGACGCGGCCATCCCGTCGTCGTAGCGTTCGCGCATCCGTTCCTCGGCGTCGTAGACGCGTTTCAACAGCCAGAGACTGTTACGAACGGTCGTCTGGTAGCGGTACAGATACCCGAGTTCCCAGACGTGTCCACCGTCGTAGTCTTCGAGGACGCCGACGATGGCCGACGACAGTTCGGACAGGATATCGAACGCGGGCGCCCACAGGTCCAGTTCGTCGCTGGCAAAGCCGAAATCCTCGAGGCGAAACGCGATCGCGTTCCGGCGCTCGTCGAGGAGATCACAGACGCGTCGTCGACGAGCGCCCGGCTCACCGGAGCCGCGGCCGATCACCAGGTATCGCCGATCTGTACGCCGAACGTCGGCGAACAACTCCCCGTGCAGCCCGTCCTTCAGCCGCTCGTGCTGTTCCGGAGTCGGGTTGAGTTGGGCGTCGTCGGTTACCTC
The nucleotide sequence above comes from Halosolutus halophilus. Encoded proteins:
- a CDS encoding aminopeptidase, which codes for MEDGGESGDDATYIGDIESPEVTDDAQLNPTPEQHERLKDGLHGELFADVRRTDRRYLVIGRGSGEPGARRRRVCDLLDERRNAIAFRLEDFGFASDELDLWAPAFDILSELSSAIVGVLEDYDGGHVWELGYLYRYQTTVRNSLWLLKRVYDAEERMRERYDDGMAASHLAALEEAVGDRVVEWTDPEELPAAVKSIP